The following proteins come from a genomic window of Prionailurus viverrinus isolate Anna chromosome D1, UM_Priviv_1.0, whole genome shotgun sequence:
- the PGGHG gene encoding protein-glucosylgalactosylhydroxylysine glucosidase isoform X1, producing the protein MEDASEDPTIFSAHSLPGDPRLLATVTNTYLGTRVYHDTLHVSGVYNGACGDTHRAILPSPLNVQLEAPAEIGNQLTKTFALDTNTGSFLHTLEGPSFRASQRLYAHRTLPHVLAFSVSITRMAGESRPITVLLQSTFSPESPDLHLHLGPDFQGARYLCGHTLTPEQPGGPQQEVHMLWTPVPPALTLGESEEDRTWEFLTVVGGSQAEAQACLTEALQLQAGAALYPAHAQAWAQLWAGCGLDVVGPLPLRQALRGALYYLLSALPQPGAPGYASHGLSPGGLSNGSREECYWGHVFWDQDLWMFPNILMFHPEAARALLEYRIRTLGGALDNARRLGYQGAKFAWESAGSGLEVCPEDIYGTQEIHINGAVVLAFQLYYHATQDLQLFREAGGWDVVRAVAEFWCSRVEWSPEEEKYHLKGVMPPDEYHPGVDNSAYTNVLVQNSLRFAAALAQDLAQPVPSEWLAVADKIKVPFDPRRNFHPEFDGYQPGEEVKQADVVLLGYPIPFHLSPHTRRKNLEIYEAVTSPKGPAMTWSMFAVGWMELKEPRRAQDLLERSFANITEPFKVWTENADGSGAVNFLTGMGGFLQAALFGFTGFRITGAGMTFDPMCLAEVSGVRIYGISYQGNKLDFSFSEDSVTIEVKTRAGPWAPLLEAELWPSHTRLPLLPGYRVSFPSSAGRIQRSLS; encoded by the exons ATGGAGGATGCCAGCGAGGACCCCACCATATTCAGTGCCCATTCTCTGCCCGGTGACCCCCGGCTCTTGGCCACCGTGACCAACACATACTTGGGCACGCGTGTGTATCATGACACGCTGCATGTGAGCGGCGTGTACAATGGGGCTTGTGGGGACACACACCGGGCCATTCTGCCTAGTCCCCTCAACGTCCAGCTGGAGGCCCCTGCAGAGATCGGAAATCAGCTGACCAAGACCTTTGCCCTGGACACTAATACAG gcTCCTTTCTGCACACTCTAGAGGGCCCCAGCTTCCGGGCCTCCCAGCGCCTCTACGCCCACCGCACGCTGCCTCACGTCCTGGCTTTCAGTGTGTCCATCACCCGCATGGCCGGGGAGAGCCGACCCATTACGGTGCTGCTGCAGTCGACCTTCTCCCCAGAAAGCCCGGACCTTCACCTGCATCTGGGTCCTGACTTCCAGGGAGCCCG GTACCTTTGTGGCCACACACTCACCCCAGAGCAACCTGGGGGGCCGCAGCAGGAGGTACACATGCTATGGACACCAGTGCCCCCAGCCCTGACCCTCGGGGAAAGCGAAGAAGACCGGACCTGGGAGTTCCTGACCGTGGTGGGCGGCAGCCAGGCGGAGGCCCAAGCCTGCCTCACGGAGGCCCTGCAGCTGCAGGCGGGGGCTGCTCTGTACCCTGCCCACGCCCAGGCCTGGGCCCAGCTCTGGGCTGGCTGTGGCCTGGACGTGGTGGGGCCCCTACCTCTGCGCCAGGCCCTGCGTGGTGCCCTCTATTACCTGCTCAGTGCGCTGCCCCAGCCGGGGGCCCCAGGGTACGCCAGCCATGGCCTCAGCCCTGGGGGCCTGTCCAATGGGAGCCGAGAGGAATGCTACTGGGGCCATGTCTTCTGGGACCAG GATCTCTGGATGTTCCCAAATATCCTGATGTTCCACCCAGAGGCCGCCAGGGCCCTCCTGGAGTACCGCATCCGGACGCTGGGTGGGGCCCTAGACAATGCCCGGAGGCTGGGCTACCAG gGAGCCAAGTTTGCCTGGGAGAGTGCGGGCTCTGGTCTGGAGGTGTGTCCGGAGGACATCTATGGGACCCAGGAAATTCACATAAACGGAGCTGTGGTGTTGGCTTTCCAGCTTTACTACCACGCCACCCAG GACTTGCAGCTCTTCCGAGAGGCCGGCGGCTGGGACGTTGTCAGGGCTGTGGCTGAGTTTTGGTGTAGCCGTGTGGAGTGGAGCCCTGAGGAGGAGAAGTACCACCTGAAGG GAGTCATGCCCCCCGACGAGTACCATCCGGGGGTCGACAACTCGGCGTACACCAACGTCCTGGTCCAGAACAG CCTGCGCTTTGCGGCTGCCCTGGCCCAGGACCTGGCTCAGCCTGTCCCCAGTGAATGGCTGGCGGTGGCCGATAAGATCAAGGTGCCCTTCGACCCAAGGCGGAACTTCCACCCTGAGTTTGACGGGTACCAGCCTG GAGAAGAGGTGAAGCAGGCAGATGTCGTGCTCCTGGGATACCCCATCCCTTTCCACTTGAGTCCTCATACCCGCAGGAAAAACCTAGAGATTTATGAGGCCGTGACGTCCCCAAAGGGCCCTGCCATGACCTGG AGCATGTTTGCAGTGGGCTGGATGGAGCTGAAGGAGCCACGGCGGGCGCAGGACCTCCTGGAGAGGAGCTTTGCCAACATCACGGAGCCCTTCAAG GTGTGGACAGAGAATGCAGATGGGTCCGGCGCTGTGAACTTCCTGACGGGCATGGGGGGCTTCCTGCAGGCAGCACTGTTCGGATTCACGGGGTTCAG gaTCACAGGGGCTGGCATGACCTTCGACCCCATGTGTCTGGCAGAGGTCTCTGGGGTACGCATCTACGGCATCTCTTACCAAGGGAACAAGCTTGACTTCTCCTTCTCCGAGGACTCAGTGACGATCGAGGTTAAAACCCGGGCAGGGCCCTGGGCCCCCCTGCTGGAGGCTGAGCTGTGGCCATCACACACTCGACTCCCCCTGCTCCCAG GGTACAGagtctcctttccctcctcagcTGGACGGATACAGAGGTCACTCTCGTAG
- the PGGHG gene encoding protein-glucosylgalactosylhydroxylysine glucosidase isoform X2 encodes MEDASEDPTIFSAHSLPGDPRLLATVTNTYLGTRVYHDTLHVSGVYNGACGDTHRAILPSPLNVQLEAPAEIGNQLTKTFALDTNTGSFLHTLEGPSFRASQRLYAHRTLPHVLAFSVSITRMAGESRPITVLLQSTFSPESPDLHLHLGPDFQGARYLCGHTLTPEQPGGPQQEVHMLWTPVPPALTLGESEEDRTWEFLTVVGGSQAEAQACLTEALQLQAGAALYPAHAQAWAQLWAGCGLDVVGPLPLRQALRGALYYLLSALPQPGAPGYASHGLSPGGLSNGSREECYWGHVFWDQDLWMFPNILMFHPEAARALLEYRIRTLGGALDNARRLGYQGAKFAWESAGSGLEVCPEDIYGTQEIHINGAVVLAFQLYYHATQDLQLFREAGGWDVVRAVAEFWCSRVEWSPEEEKYHLKGVMPPDEYHPGVDNSAYTNVLVQNSLRFAAALAQDLAQPVPSEWLAVADKIKVPFDPRRNFHPEFDGYQPGEEVKQADVVLLGYPIPFHLSPHTRRKNLEIYEAVTSPKGPAMTWSMFAVGWMELKEPRRAQDLLERSFANITEPFKVWTENADGSGAVNFLTGMGGFLQAALFGFTGFRITGAGMTFDPMCLAEVSGVRIYGISYQGNKLDFSFSEDSVTIEVKTRAGPWAPLLEAELWPSHTRLPLLPAGRIQRSLS; translated from the exons ATGGAGGATGCCAGCGAGGACCCCACCATATTCAGTGCCCATTCTCTGCCCGGTGACCCCCGGCTCTTGGCCACCGTGACCAACACATACTTGGGCACGCGTGTGTATCATGACACGCTGCATGTGAGCGGCGTGTACAATGGGGCTTGTGGGGACACACACCGGGCCATTCTGCCTAGTCCCCTCAACGTCCAGCTGGAGGCCCCTGCAGAGATCGGAAATCAGCTGACCAAGACCTTTGCCCTGGACACTAATACAG gcTCCTTTCTGCACACTCTAGAGGGCCCCAGCTTCCGGGCCTCCCAGCGCCTCTACGCCCACCGCACGCTGCCTCACGTCCTGGCTTTCAGTGTGTCCATCACCCGCATGGCCGGGGAGAGCCGACCCATTACGGTGCTGCTGCAGTCGACCTTCTCCCCAGAAAGCCCGGACCTTCACCTGCATCTGGGTCCTGACTTCCAGGGAGCCCG GTACCTTTGTGGCCACACACTCACCCCAGAGCAACCTGGGGGGCCGCAGCAGGAGGTACACATGCTATGGACACCAGTGCCCCCAGCCCTGACCCTCGGGGAAAGCGAAGAAGACCGGACCTGGGAGTTCCTGACCGTGGTGGGCGGCAGCCAGGCGGAGGCCCAAGCCTGCCTCACGGAGGCCCTGCAGCTGCAGGCGGGGGCTGCTCTGTACCCTGCCCACGCCCAGGCCTGGGCCCAGCTCTGGGCTGGCTGTGGCCTGGACGTGGTGGGGCCCCTACCTCTGCGCCAGGCCCTGCGTGGTGCCCTCTATTACCTGCTCAGTGCGCTGCCCCAGCCGGGGGCCCCAGGGTACGCCAGCCATGGCCTCAGCCCTGGGGGCCTGTCCAATGGGAGCCGAGAGGAATGCTACTGGGGCCATGTCTTCTGGGACCAG GATCTCTGGATGTTCCCAAATATCCTGATGTTCCACCCAGAGGCCGCCAGGGCCCTCCTGGAGTACCGCATCCGGACGCTGGGTGGGGCCCTAGACAATGCCCGGAGGCTGGGCTACCAG gGAGCCAAGTTTGCCTGGGAGAGTGCGGGCTCTGGTCTGGAGGTGTGTCCGGAGGACATCTATGGGACCCAGGAAATTCACATAAACGGAGCTGTGGTGTTGGCTTTCCAGCTTTACTACCACGCCACCCAG GACTTGCAGCTCTTCCGAGAGGCCGGCGGCTGGGACGTTGTCAGGGCTGTGGCTGAGTTTTGGTGTAGCCGTGTGGAGTGGAGCCCTGAGGAGGAGAAGTACCACCTGAAGG GAGTCATGCCCCCCGACGAGTACCATCCGGGGGTCGACAACTCGGCGTACACCAACGTCCTGGTCCAGAACAG CCTGCGCTTTGCGGCTGCCCTGGCCCAGGACCTGGCTCAGCCTGTCCCCAGTGAATGGCTGGCGGTGGCCGATAAGATCAAGGTGCCCTTCGACCCAAGGCGGAACTTCCACCCTGAGTTTGACGGGTACCAGCCTG GAGAAGAGGTGAAGCAGGCAGATGTCGTGCTCCTGGGATACCCCATCCCTTTCCACTTGAGTCCTCATACCCGCAGGAAAAACCTAGAGATTTATGAGGCCGTGACGTCCCCAAAGGGCCCTGCCATGACCTGG AGCATGTTTGCAGTGGGCTGGATGGAGCTGAAGGAGCCACGGCGGGCGCAGGACCTCCTGGAGAGGAGCTTTGCCAACATCACGGAGCCCTTCAAG GTGTGGACAGAGAATGCAGATGGGTCCGGCGCTGTGAACTTCCTGACGGGCATGGGGGGCTTCCTGCAGGCAGCACTGTTCGGATTCACGGGGTTCAG gaTCACAGGGGCTGGCATGACCTTCGACCCCATGTGTCTGGCAGAGGTCTCTGGGGTACGCATCTACGGCATCTCTTACCAAGGGAACAAGCTTGACTTCTCCTTCTCCGAGGACTCAGTGACGATCGAGGTTAAAACCCGGGCAGGGCCCTGGGCCCCCCTGCTGGAGGCTGAGCTGTGGCCATCACACACTCGACTCCCCCTGCTCCCAG cTGGACGGATACAGAGGTCACTCTCGTAG